The proteins below are encoded in one region of Tamandua tetradactyla isolate mTamTet1 chromosome 9, mTamTet1.pri, whole genome shotgun sequence:
- the LOC143645579 gene encoding olfactory receptor 5P55-like, with product MALGQNSTTVTRFILLGLTDQADQKQLFFAVFLLIYSMTLVGNLGMMELIRTSSALHTPMYYLLSALSFLDICNSSVFTPRLLISFLSTDQSISFAGCVVQMALMCIHGTGECLLLAIMAYDRYVAICHPLLYHTIMSKRLCVQLVGLTYAGGVFISAIQTGNVFSLPFCGPNIIDHYFCDILPVLQLAFILVSYAYILVTICRMRSLEAQHKAFSTCASHLTALFLFYGSVFLVYIQPNSENASAYNKNLSVFYTIVIPMLNPLVYSLRNKDVKSAVQARVLNLSRKGICLKDS from the exons ATGGCATTGGGGCAGAACTCCACCACGGTGACGAGGTTCATCCTGCTGGGCCTCACAGACCAGGCGGACCAAAAGCAGCTCTTCTTCGCCGTCTTCCTGTTGATCTACTCCATGACTCTGGTGGGAAATCTAGGCATGATGGAGCTGATCCGCACCAGCTCTGccctccacacccccatgtactacCTCCTGAGTGCACTCTCCTTCCTCGACATCTGCAATTCCTCCGTGTTCACCCCCCGGCTACTGATCAGCTTCCTCTCCACTGACCAGTCCATCTCCTTTGCAGGTTGTGTGGTCCAGATGGCCCTCATGTGTATCCACGGCACAGGGGAGTGTCTACTCCTGGCTATCATGGCCTATGACCGATACGTGGCCATCTGCCACCCTCTCCTCTACCACACCATCATGTCCAAGCGCTTGTGTGTGCAACTGGTGGGCCTCACCTATGCTGGGGGCGTGTTCATTTCAGCCATACAGACAGGGAATGTCTTCAGTTTGCCCTTCTGTGGCCCCAACATCATTGATCACTATTTCTGTGACATTCTCCCTGTGCTCCAACTGGCCT TCATCCTGGTCTCTTACGCCTACATCCTGGTCACAATCTGCAGGATGAGGTCCCTAGAGGCTCAGCACAAGGCTTTCTCCACCTGTGCTTCCCACCTCACTGCCCTTTTCCTCTTCTACGGATCTGTGTTCCTTGTGTATATCCAACCCAACTCTGAGAACGCTTCTGCCTATAACAAGAATCTCTCTGTGTTCTACACCATTGTAATTCCTATGCTGAACCCCCTGGTCTACAGCCTAAGGAATAAAGATGTCAAGTCTGCTGTGCAAGCTAGGGTTCTTAACCTAAGCAGAAAAGGGATTTGCTTGA